From one Microthrixaceae bacterium genomic stretch:
- a CDS encoding DEAD/DEAH box helicase family protein, with protein sequence MSVFTTIGRENWVGENDLAFAIRDRFAVSPGHTLIITKRVTPTWFDATPEEQRAIFQLVDRVKADLDAEVHPDGYNVGFNAGAAAGQTVDHLHVHVIPRFDGDMDDPRGGVRHVIPSKGNYLADATLEPDTVEPPSHDLVTTQGRRMLLELLRCFANDEFNRIDLLVSFVKRSGIKHLLHDLDRAVANGAQVRLLTTNYLAITDARALRILLNRSQTGEGVTTPTEPARGSLEIRVFNDPSTSFHPKAYLFTSDEAAVRVGFVGSSNLSDSALTSGVEWNLRTRDTAVLTSEFERLWSDGRSVVLTHEWLVGYEAFQAERAGLPAPASSSGPTASTLDVDIVEDETLEDVPAPRGVQPDVLAALSATRLDGHQAGLVVMATGLGKTWLAAFDVAEVNPTRTLFVAHRKEILTQARDIFAQVLPDKRSSLWVDGERDLSGDIVFASIAGLAGVLPQLDPAAFDYVIVDEFHHADAPSYRRLLVRLRPQFLLGLTATPERADGADLLALCSDNLVYDVGLRTGIELGLLVPFRYRGIVDVADYTHIPWRSRRFDIDTLSASLATEARAQQVLDEWHAIGGPDRRAIGFCCSVAHAEFMAEFFTARGIEAVAVHGTTASSAPRTESLERLRSGDLSIIFTVDLFNEGVDIPEVDLVMFLRPTHSPVVFFQQLGRGLRTADDKTHLEVLDFVANHEATAVKIQLLGELAGIDTLSTAATLQLLAARDSLDLPRGCEIALDLELIEDLSALFDPPSRTERAILALEARAASTPNHRPTALEVSLMTGEAHRFKELGGWFGFLNEQGMLTPEEYRVWTQHRDFLVHLEHGAYTRSYKLVTLQVLIGADALGAGLPLSELAEGAMWLMNRHPRLAADYGNAKTDTAGWLAHWKRNPVAAWTNPGARGEAFFAADETWFRPTFQIDDVEVDTFTDMTNELVEYLLHRYLARSDGGRS encoded by the coding sequence GTGTCGGTGTTCACGACGATCGGGCGGGAGAACTGGGTCGGCGAGAACGACCTGGCGTTCGCGATCCGCGATCGCTTCGCCGTCTCGCCCGGCCACACGCTCATCATCACCAAGCGGGTGACGCCGACCTGGTTCGACGCAACGCCCGAGGAGCAACGGGCGATCTTCCAGCTCGTCGATCGGGTCAAGGCCGACCTCGATGCCGAAGTCCATCCCGATGGCTACAACGTGGGGTTCAACGCCGGCGCGGCGGCGGGTCAGACGGTCGATCATCTCCATGTCCACGTCATCCCGCGTTTCGACGGCGACATGGACGACCCGCGCGGCGGGGTTCGCCACGTCATCCCGTCCAAGGGCAACTATCTGGCGGACGCCACCCTCGAGCCCGACACCGTCGAGCCGCCCAGCCACGACCTCGTCACCACGCAAGGTCGTCGAATGCTGCTGGAACTGCTCCGCTGTTTCGCGAACGACGAGTTCAACCGCATCGATCTGCTGGTGAGCTTCGTCAAACGCTCAGGGATCAAGCACCTGCTGCACGATCTCGATCGGGCCGTCGCCAACGGCGCACAGGTCCGGCTCCTCACCACCAACTACCTCGCCATCACCGACGCTCGCGCGCTACGCATCCTCCTCAACCGGTCACAAACCGGCGAAGGCGTGACAACACCTACGGAGCCCGCTCGGGGTTCGCTCGAGATCCGCGTCTTCAACGATCCCTCGACGAGCTTTCACCCCAAGGCGTACCTGTTCACCTCCGACGAGGCTGCGGTCCGCGTCGGCTTCGTCGGCAGCAGCAACCTCAGCGACTCCGCGCTCACCAGCGGCGTCGAATGGAACCTCCGCACCCGCGACACCGCGGTGCTCACGTCGGAATTCGAACGCCTGTGGTCTGATGGCCGTTCGGTGGTGCTCACCCACGAATGGCTTGTCGGCTACGAGGCGTTCCAGGCTGAGCGCGCCGGACTCCCCGCCCCCGCTTCGAGTTCCGGTCCCACTGCTTCGACCCTGGATGTCGACATCGTCGAGGACGAAACCCTCGAGGACGTCCCCGCGCCCAGGGGTGTGCAACCCGACGTGCTCGCCGCACTCAGCGCCACCCGCCTCGACGGCCACCAGGCCGGCCTCGTCGTCATGGCCACGGGGCTCGGCAAGACGTGGCTGGCGGCCTTCGACGTCGCAGAGGTCAACCCGACGCGAACCCTGTTCGTCGCCCATCGCAAGGAGATCCTCACCCAGGCCCGCGACATCTTCGCCCAGGTGCTGCCCGACAAACGATCCTCGCTGTGGGTCGACGGCGAACGGGACCTCAGCGGCGACATCGTGTTTGCCTCGATCGCGGGGCTCGCCGGCGTGTTGCCCCAACTCGACCCGGCCGCCTTCGACTACGTGATCGTCGACGAGTTTCACCACGCCGATGCACCGTCGTATCGACGGCTGCTCGTCCGCCTTCGGCCCCAGTTCCTCCTCGGCCTCACCGCGACCCCCGAGCGGGCCGACGGCGCGGACCTGTTGGCCCTGTGTTCGGACAATCTGGTTTACGATGTCGGGCTGCGAACCGGTATCGAGCTCGGCCTGTTGGTCCCGTTTCGCTACCGCGGCATCGTCGATGTCGCCGACTACACCCACATCCCGTGGCGTTCGCGGCGCTTCGACATCGACACCCTCTCCGCCAGCCTCGCCACCGAGGCGCGAGCCCAACAGGTGCTGGATGAATGGCACGCCATCGGCGGACCCGATCGGCGCGCCATCGGGTTTTGCTGCAGCGTCGCGCACGCCGAATTCATGGCCGAGTTCTTCACGGCCCGCGGAATCGAGGCCGTCGCTGTGCACGGGACCACCGCCTCCTCCGCGCCGCGCACCGAGAGCCTCGAGCGGCTTCGTTCCGGCGACCTGTCGATCATCTTTACCGTCGACCTGTTCAACGAGGGCGTCGACATCCCCGAAGTCGACCTCGTGATGTTCCTGCGACCGACACACTCGCCGGTGGTGTTCTTCCAACAGCTCGGCCGTGGCCTGCGAACCGCCGATGACAAGACCCACCTCGAGGTGCTGGACTTCGTCGCCAACCACGAGGCCACCGCGGTCAAGATCCAACTCCTTGGCGAGCTTGCCGGCATCGACACCCTCAGCACCGCCGCAACGCTGCAACTTCTCGCCGCACGCGACAGCCTCGACCTGCCCCGAGGTTGTGAGATCGCCCTCGACCTGGAGCTGATCGAGGACCTCTCCGCGCTCTTTGATCCACCGTCTCGCACCGAACGGGCGATCCTGGCGCTCGAGGCGCGCGCCGCTTCCACACCGAACCATCGACCCACCGCACTTGAGGTGTCGCTGATGACCGGGGAGGCGCATCGTTTCAAGGAGCTCGGCGGATGGTTCGGGTTCCTGAACGAACAGGGGATGCTCACGCCCGAGGAGTACCGCGTGTGGACGCAACATCGCGACTTCCTCGTGCACCTCGAACATGGGGCCTACACGCGCAGCTACAAGTTGGTGACGTTGCAGGTGCTGATTGGCGCCGACGCGTTGGGGGCCGGGCTGCCGCTCAGCGAACTCGCGGAGGGGGCCATGTGGTTGATGAACCGCCACCCCCGCCTCGCCGCCGACTACGGCAACGCCAAGACCGATACCGCCGGCTGGCTCGCGCACTGGAAGAGGAACCCGGTCGCCGCATGGACGAACCCGGGCGCTCGTGGCGAGGCCTTCTTCGCCGCTGACGAGACCTGGTTCCGCCCCACCTTCCAGATCGACGACGTGGAGGTCGACACCTTCACCGACATGACGAACGAACTCGTCGAGTACCTCCTGCACCGCTACCTGGCGCGCTCCGACGGCGGCCGTTCGTGA
- a CDS encoding HEPN domain-containing protein, with translation MSALSDARAHLAKAREFLTAAELNLDLEFFNVAASNAVISGINSKDAVCMRLTGTTAKTENHAAGIAELRAAGGSGPHAARTKQLAITLGRLLKLKNRSQYQTVDIARTDAVKAVEWARKLLDGAAVIVAE, from the coding sequence ATGAGCGCCCTCAGCGACGCGCGGGCACACCTCGCGAAGGCCAGAGAATTTCTGACTGCTGCTGAGCTGAATTTGGACCTCGAATTCTTCAACGTCGCTGCGTCTAACGCCGTCATCAGTGGAATCAACTCCAAGGATGCCGTCTGTATGCGCCTCACAGGGACAACGGCGAAAACGGAGAACCACGCTGCCGGCATCGCCGAGCTTCGTGCCGCAGGCGGTAGCGGACCTCATGCGGCCCGCACCAAGCAACTTGCGATCACACTCGGTCGGCTACTGAAACTGAAGAACAGGTCCCAATATCAAACCGTCGACATCGCGCGCACCGACGCTGTGAAGGCTGTCGAGTGGGCACGGAAGCTGTTGGACGGGGCGGCGGTCATCGTCGCCGAATAG
- a CDS encoding nucleotidyltransferase domain-containing protein, with product MAGELAVDVSHPIRSVIPSVHGDVLAVLARTDVPLTGRGIARLTDGVSDSGVKNALRALTAAGIVLVESHPPANLYRLNRRHLAASAISELATMRSRLIDAMREHMATWDPAPWGAWLFGSTARGDGSVESDVDVLIVRPDTIDETDERWTDQLNRFIDDVGAWTGNACAVVEYTRSEFERLPATSRRLFNGLTSDGIALTGQRLPSAAPARSAV from the coding sequence TTGGCAGGTGAGCTTGCTGTGGACGTCTCCCACCCCATCAGATCCGTCATCCCGTCGGTCCACGGCGACGTACTCGCCGTGCTCGCGCGCACCGACGTCCCACTTACTGGGCGCGGAATCGCTCGACTGACCGATGGGGTCAGCGACTCCGGTGTGAAGAACGCGCTTCGCGCGCTCACCGCCGCGGGGATTGTTCTCGTCGAGTCCCATCCGCCCGCCAACCTGTATCGACTCAACCGTCGCCATCTCGCGGCCTCGGCCATCTCCGAGCTAGCAACGATGCGTTCACGACTCATCGACGCCATGCGCGAGCACATGGCCACTTGGGATCCGGCCCCTTGGGGAGCCTGGCTCTTCGGGTCGACGGCTCGTGGAGACGGCTCAGTCGAGAGCGACGTTGACGTTCTCATCGTTCGCCCCGACACCATCGACGAGACCGACGAACGATGGACTGATCAGCTCAACCGATTCATCGACGATGTCGGCGCCTGGACCGGCAACGCGTGTGCCGTCGTCGAATACACACGCAGCGAGTTCGAGCGCCTTCCTGCAACCTCCCGGCGACTCTTCAACGGACTCACATCCGACGGAATCGCCCTCACCGGGCAGCGGCTTCCGAGCGCTGCCCCGGCACGGTCGGCTGTATGA
- a CDS encoding amidohydrolase, whose translation MVDTTQPIDADNHYYEALDAFTRHLDPKFKDRGVKPVNDGKRVKLLMGGKVNSFIPNPTFDPIIVPGCLDPLFRGQIPEGVDPRTLMQVEPLREEYRNRDKRLAVMDAQGLGAALMFPTLGCGVEEALKGDVDATMASLTAFNRWLDEDWGFAYQDRIFAAPMISLADPDAALAEVAYVLEHGARVVHMRPAPVPAPNGTSRSLGDKAHDPVWAALAEANVPVAFHLGDSGYDARFSSAWGASSEFGFGKADPLARVMTSDRAIQDTVASMILHGVFTRHPSLRIASIENGSDWMHVLAKHLRKQANQTPWVFAEDPVETMRNHIWVTPYLEEDLRKLADFIGVERILFGSDWPHGEGVALPLDFEIELGPFDEAERRLIMHDNARALLGEG comes from the coding sequence ATGGTCGACACCACGCAACCGATCGACGCGGACAACCACTACTACGAGGCGCTCGACGCGTTCACCCGTCACCTCGACCCGAAGTTCAAGGACCGCGGCGTCAAGCCAGTCAATGACGGCAAGCGGGTGAAGCTGCTGATGGGCGGCAAGGTCAACTCGTTCATCCCGAATCCGACCTTCGACCCGATCATCGTTCCCGGCTGCCTCGACCCGCTGTTTCGTGGGCAGATCCCCGAGGGCGTCGATCCCCGAACGCTGATGCAGGTCGAGCCGCTCCGCGAGGAGTACCGCAACCGCGATAAGCGCCTTGCGGTGATGGATGCGCAGGGCCTCGGCGCGGCGCTCATGTTCCCGACGCTCGGATGTGGCGTGGAGGAGGCGCTCAAGGGCGACGTCGACGCGACGATGGCGAGCCTCACCGCGTTCAACCGCTGGCTCGACGAGGACTGGGGCTTCGCGTATCAGGACCGCATCTTCGCCGCCCCGATGATCTCACTCGCCGATCCGGACGCGGCACTCGCCGAGGTCGCCTACGTGCTCGAACACGGCGCCCGCGTCGTGCACATGCGGCCGGCCCCGGTTCCCGCGCCAAACGGCACCAGCCGCTCGCTCGGTGACAAGGCCCACGATCCGGTGTGGGCTGCGCTCGCGGAGGCGAACGTGCCGGTCGCGTTCCACCTCGGCGACAGCGGATATGACGCCCGCTTCTCCTCGGCCTGGGGTGCGAGCAGCGAGTTCGGGTTTGGCAAGGCCGACCCGCTCGCCCGGGTCATGACCTCGGACCGGGCGATCCAGGACACGGTGGCATCGATGATCCTGCACGGCGTGTTCACCCGTCACCCGAGCCTGCGCATCGCCTCCATCGAAAACGGCAGCGACTGGATGCACGTGCTTGCCAAGCACCTGCGCAAGCAGGCCAACCAGACCCCGTGGGTCTTCGCCGAGGACCCGGTCGAGACCATGCGCAACCACATCTGGGTCACGCCCTACCTGGAGGAGGACCTGCGCAAGCTCGCCGACTTCATCGGGGTTGAGCGCATCCTGTTCGGCTCCGACTGGCCCCATGGTGAAGGCGTGGCGCTGCCGCTCGACTTCGAGATCGAACTCGGCCCCTTCGACGAGGCCGAGCGTCGGCTCATCATGCACGACAACGCGCGCGCCCTCCTCGGCGAGGGGTAA
- a CDS encoding AMP-binding protein, with protein sequence MSEWSFTQVYDVVAATVPDREMVVCGDVRRCYAEVAQRSRGLASFFVGGGIGLHRERSELQRWERGQDAVALVLHNCAEYLEAMFGAFRARAVPFNVNQHYRRSEIAALFDDIGVAAVIYHRQYAPLIAEALDPDAVVLIDVDDGSGVEPLAGSIAFEDAVATPIGELPETSPDDLYMICTGGTTGRPKAVLWRQADQYVAGMGGDADDTAESIGARASGGALKWYAVPPLMHAAAQMTAFAGLHSGATIVLHDDSQPFSPAAIWQLAEREAVFLMTMVGDAYAGPLVEELRRKDYDLSSLIVIGTGGAATNEEYQDAFIELIPQVIIRDGYGASETGGMAYTSRAASGRTEGMQLGPGAAVISTDRSHFLEPGSDEIGWTVRRGIVPLGYLGDQDRTVETFPIIDGERVSIPGDRAQLLPNGEIKMLGRDSMVVNTGGEKVFVEEVEEILRRHPAVRDALVVGRPSARFGQEVTAVVSVRDGQVLEPAELRDFVAEQIARFKAPRAVAVCEQVQRHANGKADYQWAKQTALDAVDIT encoded by the coding sequence ATGAGCGAATGGTCCTTCACCCAGGTGTACGACGTCGTCGCCGCGACCGTTCCCGATCGGGAGATGGTCGTGTGCGGCGATGTCCGGCGATGCTACGCCGAGGTCGCGCAACGCAGCCGGGGGCTGGCCTCGTTCTTCGTCGGGGGCGGCATCGGTCTGCACCGCGAGCGCAGCGAATTGCAGCGCTGGGAGCGCGGCCAGGACGCCGTGGCGCTGGTGTTACACAACTGCGCCGAGTACCTCGAGGCGATGTTTGGCGCGTTTCGCGCCCGGGCCGTGCCGTTCAACGTCAACCAGCACTATCGACGCAGCGAGATCGCAGCGCTGTTCGACGACATCGGCGTCGCAGCGGTCATCTATCACCGTCAGTACGCGCCGCTGATCGCCGAGGCGCTCGACCCTGATGCGGTCGTGCTGATCGATGTCGACGACGGTTCCGGGGTGGAGCCGCTTGCTGGCAGCATCGCGTTCGAGGACGCCGTGGCGACACCGATCGGAGAGCTTCCCGAGACGTCGCCCGATGACCTGTACATGATCTGCACGGGAGGCACGACGGGGCGGCCCAAGGCGGTGCTGTGGCGTCAGGCCGACCAGTACGTCGCCGGAATGGGCGGCGACGCCGACGACACGGCCGAGTCGATTGGCGCACGGGCCTCCGGCGGGGCGCTCAAGTGGTACGCGGTACCGCCGCTCATGCACGCCGCCGCGCAGATGACCGCATTCGCTGGCTTGCACAGCGGGGCGACGATCGTGTTACACGACGACTCCCAGCCCTTCTCCCCCGCCGCGATCTGGCAACTCGCGGAGCGTGAGGCGGTGTTCTTGATGACGATGGTCGGCGACGCGTACGCCGGCCCGCTCGTCGAGGAACTGCGCCGTAAGGACTACGACCTGTCGAGCCTCATCGTCATCGGCACGGGCGGAGCCGCCACCAACGAGGAGTACCAGGATGCGTTTATCGAACTCATCCCGCAGGTGATCATCCGCGACGGTTACGGCGCCTCGGAGACCGGCGGCATGGCCTACACGTCGCGGGCCGCCTCGGGTCGCACCGAGGGGATGCAACTGGGGCCGGGGGCCGCGGTGATTTCGACCGATCGCAGCCACTTCCTCGAGCCGGGATCCGATGAGATCGGCTGGACCGTGCGGCGAGGCATCGTGCCCCTCGGATATCTCGGCGATCAGGACCGCACCGTCGAGACCTTTCCGATCATCGACGGCGAGCGGGTGTCGATCCCCGGCGACCGAGCGCAGCTGTTACCCAACGGCGAGATCAAGATGCTCGGTCGAGATTCGATGGTGGTCAACACCGGCGGCGAGAAGGTGTTCGTCGAGGAGGTCGAGGAGATCCTGCGGCGTCATCCGGCCGTCCGCGATGCCCTCGTCGTGGGGCGCCCCTCCGCGCGGTTCGGCCAGGAGGTCACCGCGGTGGTGTCGGTGCGCGACGGACAGGTGCTCGAGCCCGCGGAACTGCGCGACTTCGTCGCCGAGCAGATCGCCCGGTTCAAAGCTCCGCGTGCGGTGGCGGTGTGCGAGCAGGTGCAACGCCACGCCAACGGCAAGGCCGACTACCAGTGGGCCAAGCAGACGGCGCTCGACGCGGTCGACATCACCTGA